CGGGCGTCGAACTCGTAGCCGACGCGCCGACCGAGCCCGCGCTGTTCGATCTGCCTCGCGGCTTCGGCGAGGTCCGCCGGCTCCGCGAAGCCGAAGAGGGCGTCGAGGTACGGCTCGACGGTCGCCATCCCCCGCGCCCGCGGCTCGTACTCGGGCGAGACGGCCAGGGGATTCAGCCAGATCACCGCGCCCGCGCGCTTCGCGAGCCAGGTGATCCCCCGCGCCAACACGTCGGGATCGCCCACGTCGAGGCCGTCGCTCACGACGACTACTACGGTACGCCGGTCGACGGCGTAGGGATGTTGCCGCCGGAGCGTCTCGAACGCGGCGCCGATCTGCGTCCCGCCGCCCCACTCGACTTCGGCCTCGCGGAGCGCCCGCGCGGGGTCGCCGCCGGCCCGCTCGAACTGCGGCGTGACGTCGACCAGGTCGGTGTCGAACAGGAAGACGTCCGCCGAGCGCGCGCTCGCGTGCAGCCGCTCGGCGACGGCGAGCAGGACGCTCCGATCGATCGTGTCGAGGACCGAGCCGCTCACGTCCACGAGCAGACAGCACCGCAGTTCGCTCGGGACCGGCTCCAGGCTCGGCAGGTCGATCGGCGCGCCGCCGGTGGCGAGGCTCGCCCGGAGCGCCCGCCGCGCCGCGACCTGCTCGCCCGCCGCGGCGTGGCGTCGGCGCCGCCCGGGCACCGTCGAGAGGGCGTCGACGAAGCGCTCGATGGCGCCGACCTCCGCGCTCGTCAACTGCGCGGGGTCGACGTCGACGCGCTCGCGCCCGCCGACCGCGCTGTACCGCCGGGCGTCGCCCTCGCCCGTCGTCGCCGGGCGCTCGCCGGTCGCGTGCCGCCGCTCTGTGGGGATCCGGACGTCGGCGTCGCCCTCTCCTTCCCCGCTCATCTCCGGCGGCTCGGCGTCTTCGAGG
This is a stretch of genomic DNA from Halobellus sp. MBLA0158. It encodes these proteins:
- a CDS encoding VWA domain-containing protein → MTEREADAERASERPPGPGDNDGDGDGRTDGGSPGVGESDDGVPDFRAARRHVLIELLRLAARLRSEGVAVPPSATMESARALAIVGLDDQTRAEHALRATMLSEATDTEAFESAFETFWHRLRSGLSAIGTDHDGPTAGDDGDGGDDRSVPTPESASAASDEAGILEDAEPPEMSGEGEGDADVRIPTERRHATGERPATTGEGDARRYSAVGGRERVDVDPAQLTSAEVGAIERFVDALSTVPGRRRRHAAAGEQVAARRALRASLATGGAPIDLPSLEPVPSELRCCLLVDVSGSVLDTIDRSVLLAVAERLHASARSADVFLFDTDLVDVTPQFERAGGDPARALREAEVEWGGGTQIGAAFETLRRQHPYAVDRRTVVVVVSDGLDVGDPDVLARGITWLAKRAGAVIWLNPLAVSPEYEPRARGMATVEPYLDALFGFAEPADLAEAARQIEQRGLGRRVGYEFDARRRTERAADAGSDG